One genomic region from Reichenbachiella ulvae encodes:
- a CDS encoding alpha-ketoacid dehydrogenase subunit alpha/beta gives MKIAENTSDLKTIKKEILEDYRLAVESREISYIGRKEVFMGKAKFGIFGDGKELAQIAMAKVFRNGDFRSGYYRDQTFMMAIGQMTSQQFFAQLYAHTDVEAEPASAGRMMNGHFGTRSIQEDGEWRDLTKMKNSGSDVSCTAAQMPRLLGFAYASKLYKENPALHGENKFSVKGNEVAFGTIGNASTSEGHFFETMNAAGVLQVPLVMAVWDDEYGISVPNKYQTTKSSISEAMAGFQRTEDQDGIEIIKVKGWDYLALKEAFEKAEKIARTEHVPVLVHVVEITQPQGHSTSGSHERYKSKERLDWESQHDCNRKMREFILEEGLATDQELDVIEDECREIAKNARNTAWKEYRSSLQKDIDTAISVIESIAERSRSKNKLLSIAKNLKEGLNINKLDVTKAAKKSLRLVREEPSKSRDMLIFWLKELEKQRHEEYGSSLYSETKYAATKVAPIAPVYSEQSKMVDGREVMQACFDEALTNNPKVFAIGEDVGKIGDVNQGFAGLQDKHGEIRVTDTGIRETSIIGQGIGAALRGLRPIVEIQYLDYLLYAIQTLSDDLASLSYRTKGGQRAPLIVRTRGHRLEGIWHSGSPMGMIINAIRGVYVLVPRNMTQAAGMYNTMLRSDDAALIVESLNGYRLKERMPDNVGEYCVPIGKPEVLKEGRDITVVTYGSMCRIVNEAANQLLEYGVELEVIDAQTLLPFDLDHVIVESVKKTNRLIVADEDVPGGASAYILQKILEEQGAYQYLDHSPVTIAAKEHRPAYGSDGDYFSKPNAEEIFDKAYEIMNEVDPEVYPSIY, from the coding sequence CATGGGGAAGGCCAAATTTGGAATATTTGGTGATGGTAAAGAATTGGCTCAGATAGCCATGGCTAAGGTGTTTCGCAATGGAGATTTCAGATCTGGTTATTACAGGGATCAAACTTTTATGATGGCCATTGGTCAGATGACCTCTCAGCAATTTTTTGCTCAGCTGTATGCTCATACAGATGTGGAAGCAGAGCCAGCCTCAGCTGGACGAATGATGAATGGTCATTTTGGTACGCGTTCTATTCAGGAGGATGGAGAGTGGAGGGACTTGACCAAAATGAAGAATTCAGGTTCGGATGTGTCTTGTACTGCAGCCCAGATGCCACGATTGTTGGGTTTTGCATATGCTTCCAAACTTTATAAAGAGAACCCTGCCTTACACGGTGAAAATAAGTTTTCTGTAAAAGGAAATGAAGTAGCCTTTGGTACGATAGGGAATGCCTCAACTTCCGAAGGGCACTTTTTCGAGACCATGAATGCTGCGGGCGTTCTTCAGGTACCATTGGTGATGGCTGTCTGGGATGATGAATATGGTATTTCTGTTCCTAACAAATACCAAACAACCAAGAGCAGTATTTCTGAAGCAATGGCTGGTTTTCAGAGAACGGAAGACCAGGATGGTATTGAAATAATAAAAGTGAAGGGTTGGGATTATTTGGCGCTGAAGGAGGCATTTGAAAAGGCTGAAAAAATCGCCAGAACTGAGCATGTTCCAGTATTGGTCCATGTGGTGGAAATTACTCAACCACAGGGGCACTCGACCTCAGGGTCGCACGAAAGGTACAAGAGTAAAGAACGACTGGATTGGGAAAGTCAGCATGACTGTAATAGAAAAATGCGTGAATTCATTCTAGAAGAAGGCTTGGCGACAGATCAGGAACTAGATGTTATCGAAGATGAATGCAGAGAAATAGCAAAGAACGCACGTAATACGGCCTGGAAAGAGTATCGCTCTTCTTTGCAGAAAGATATAGACACGGCTATCAGCGTGATAGAATCTATTGCGGAGAGAAGTCGATCAAAAAATAAATTACTTTCAATCGCCAAGAATTTGAAAGAAGGCTTGAATATCAACAAGCTAGATGTAACCAAAGCTGCAAAGAAATCACTTAGGTTGGTGAGAGAAGAGCCATCTAAGAGTCGAGATATGCTCATTTTTTGGTTGAAGGAACTGGAGAAGCAAAGACATGAAGAATACGGTTCATCTCTCTATAGCGAGACCAAATATGCTGCTACCAAAGTAGCACCGATAGCACCAGTCTACAGTGAGCAGTCCAAAATGGTAGATGGTCGTGAGGTAATGCAGGCCTGTTTTGATGAGGCACTGACTAATAATCCTAAAGTCTTTGCTATAGGTGAAGATGTAGGTAAGATCGGAGATGTGAATCAGGGTTTTGCAGGTTTGCAGGACAAACATGGAGAGATTCGTGTCACAGATACTGGGATTCGTGAAACTTCCATCATAGGTCAGGGAATTGGTGCTGCCTTGAGAGGTTTGAGACCTATAGTTGAAATTCAATACCTTGATTACTTGTTGTATGCGATTCAAACCTTATCGGATGATTTGGCATCATTGAGCTACCGTACCAAGGGTGGACAAAGAGCGCCATTGATTGTGCGTACGAGAGGCCATAGGTTAGAAGGGATATGGCACTCTGGCTCCCCGATGGGCATGATTATCAATGCGATCCGTGGAGTGTATGTGTTAGTGCCTCGCAACATGACACAGGCTGCAGGTATGTACAATACAATGCTGCGCTCTGATGATGCGGCCCTTATAGTCGAAAGCTTAAACGGCTATCGACTAAAAGAAAGAATGCCTGACAATGTAGGAGAGTATTGTGTGCCTATTGGCAAGCCGGAGGTATTGAAAGAGGGTAGAGATATCACGGTAGTGACCTACGGTTCTATGTGCCGAATCGTCAATGAAGCAGCCAATCAATTGTTAGAGTATGGAGTTGAACTTGAGGTGATCGATGCTCAGACCTTACTTCCCTTCGATCTGGATCATGTGATTGTAGAGTCTGTAAAGAAAACCAATCGTCTGATAGTAGCAGATGAAGATGTTCCTGGTGGAGCTTCGGCTTATATTTTGCAAAAAATTCTGGAAGAGCAAGGAGCTTATCAGTATTTAGATCATTCGCCAGTAACTATTGCTGCTAAGGAACACAGACCTGCCTATGGTTCGGATGGGGATTATTTCTCTAAACCCAATGCAGAAGAGATATTCGATAAGGCGTATGAAATTATGAATGAAGTAGACCCTGAGGTCTATCCTTCAATCTATTAA
- a CDS encoding translocation/assembly module TamB domain-containing protein, translating into MTKQFRVDNRIIFHRVKRVFVWIPILLLAFLFLGFAFFQIPRVQTRTINSFLQQISDQTSYAITIGHANLTSFDKMLIEDLRIYEKSTDSTFISAKRTRVDISLFDLIFKKELNADVLELEAPYVHLIKKNDSTEINATVFINELKGLIKNPNEEKKKLKIAVDRVEIDNGKFSFNDWRKDSIRDGKDYYHFQYSNLLATVSNFTFDTDSIGMEVDRMRSKDPSGHLPIQSFFGKISFTFEQLAIYDFLLKTNKSQLGDSLFFHYSQPSNFSYFVDSISFDAQFKRSVIDFSEISLFSPDLDANDRISLTGEVSGKVKKLNGKNLDVRIGSRSRLRGKASLYGLPNIKETFIDLELKNSVLLPKDVAKYVPPEQMDRVNKIGITQFDGSFLGFPTDFVATGEFYSEAGKVVTDLNFKINEKSLPAYTGQLEFQEFNLKALMPDSKNLGNITMKGSIKGYGFEKSDAHFNLNAFMDSIEFSGYNYKNIATEGYFEEEIFKGKLSIVDPNLAFSGDLDIDLREDINKIDVSARLDSAHLHHLGLMNEPLTISSRLDIDIKGLKTDDIKGYVNLYDNQILYRGSELEIDSIKLLSSEFGNERILHIETEGLTGQIKGQYQNSALFSSMAAFGQELWMYTNPDSIEVAKYYREKRKKKISPFQAEVTINLWNLNKFVQPFFPTFNLSPNVKLEGEYKQDSTTQLSLFSTFDSLEFENLTLTKNELDFNISKKTMDKEVLAAMFVSSQSQKISEKYSSEALIFDAIWYQENMEVYLNLEQPEYNNHFEIYTDVKFLPDEIQFSLAPSDIKILDQKWSWREENLVTIRDQGLTFSNLKLQNDEEFINIDGSYDFNPLTKLKITVNEFDFKNLQSLFETKIEGMLDGDITIQRKEIDDLIESDLIARSVVVEDFLLGNIFAISHWENSKNRLAVNLDLVRNQNKKIDISGYIYPYSSNNQLDLEARLEEAELKILEPIFKSSIDNLVGTADAELEIKGKLSRPEIYGKAMVKNGATTINYLKTRYQLDGEIIFNDTQIIPNRMELRDIDGDLAYLSGSITHDGFDDLQLDIHADFNRFQLLNTSKTDNNAYYGSAYGTGEIHFGGTIDNLIIIANARTEKGTHLAIPIGSLDQYDVDQQEYIEFVDMTKDEETQTLQETIEKNVSKIKGVQLMFDIEMTTDAYVEMIFDIKAGDIIRGRGNGNIKLQINTDGDFNMFGDYQIDNGGYNFTLYNIINKEFDIQKGSSISWYGNPYEAQLNITANYRQITSMEPIIKDFFNDPEVSDNAEARRKYPSIVKLSLTGDLLSPKIKFGIDIKDYPQNAIINGTSLDAIINAFMVKLASNEQEMNRQVFSLLILRKFSPENSFEVNSQSIGSSLSEFVSNQLSYWATQVDENLEIDVDLAGLSDDAYNTFQLRLSYTFLDGRLRVTRGGGLPNENQGNEMTSIIGDWTVEYLLTKDGRLRAKMYSRSDLNDIASASGQSGIETGFSLQYVRSFDEFSQILSDSRDKNRKKRQEEQDKKSEAIREEEEEIL; encoded by the coding sequence ATGACAAAACAATTCAGGGTCGATAATCGAATCATTTTTCATAGAGTCAAACGAGTTTTCGTTTGGATCCCTATTCTCTTGCTTGCGTTTCTATTTTTAGGTTTTGCCTTTTTTCAAATCCCGAGAGTTCAAACCCGAACTATCAACTCATTTCTTCAGCAGATTTCTGATCAGACCAGCTACGCGATCACCATTGGTCATGCCAATCTCACATCCTTTGACAAAATGCTGATTGAAGATCTGAGAATCTATGAAAAAAGCACGGATAGCACCTTTATTTCAGCCAAAAGAACTCGTGTAGACATCAGTCTATTTGATCTAATATTCAAGAAGGAGCTCAACGCAGATGTTCTAGAGCTTGAGGCCCCCTATGTTCACTTGATCAAAAAAAATGATTCCACAGAAATCAATGCGACTGTGTTCATCAATGAACTCAAAGGGCTGATTAAAAACCCTAACGAGGAAAAGAAAAAACTTAAAATCGCAGTAGATAGAGTGGAAATTGACAATGGAAAATTCAGTTTCAACGATTGGAGAAAAGACAGTATCCGAGATGGAAAAGATTATTATCATTTCCAATACTCCAACCTTTTAGCCACCGTCAGTAATTTCACTTTTGACACAGACAGTATTGGGATGGAGGTAGATAGGATGCGTTCCAAAGACCCCTCCGGACATTTACCCATCCAATCCTTTTTTGGTAAAATAAGCTTCACCTTTGAGCAATTAGCCATTTATGATTTCCTGCTAAAAACGAACAAAAGCCAACTGGGTGACTCCCTTTTCTTCCACTACAGCCAGCCATCCAATTTCTCGTATTTCGTTGATAGTATCTCTTTTGATGCACAGTTCAAAAGGTCTGTTATAGATTTTAGTGAAATATCACTTTTCAGTCCAGATCTGGATGCCAATGATCGGATCAGTCTTACTGGAGAGGTGTCTGGCAAGGTTAAAAAACTGAATGGAAAAAACCTAGATGTAAGAATTGGATCCAGGTCCAGACTTAGAGGTAAGGCCTCATTGTATGGCCTCCCCAACATCAAAGAAACCTTCATCGATTTAGAGCTAAAAAACTCAGTACTCCTTCCCAAAGATGTAGCCAAATATGTTCCACCAGAGCAAATGGATCGAGTAAACAAAATCGGAATCACGCAATTTGATGGTAGTTTTCTTGGGTTTCCGACGGACTTTGTGGCAACCGGAGAATTTTATTCTGAGGCAGGGAAAGTGGTCACTGACCTTAACTTCAAGATCAACGAAAAATCTTTACCTGCCTATACCGGTCAATTGGAATTTCAGGAGTTCAACCTAAAAGCTTTGATGCCAGACAGTAAAAACCTCGGCAACATCACTATGAAAGGAAGTATCAAGGGCTATGGGTTCGAAAAAAGTGACGCGCACTTTAACCTAAACGCCTTTATGGACTCCATTGAGTTTTCTGGATATAATTATAAAAACATCGCGACCGAAGGGTACTTCGAAGAGGAAATATTCAAAGGAAAACTATCGATTGTAGACCCCAATCTGGCCTTCAGTGGAGACCTGGATATTGACCTGAGAGAAGATATAAACAAAATAGATGTAAGTGCCAGATTGGATTCAGCTCACTTGCATCATCTCGGCTTGATGAATGAGCCGCTTACTATTAGCAGCAGACTAGATATTGACATCAAAGGTCTAAAAACTGATGATATCAAAGGCTATGTCAATCTATATGACAACCAAATTCTCTATCGAGGAAGCGAATTGGAAATTGATTCTATCAAATTGCTATCTAGCGAATTTGGTAATGAAAGAATTCTACACATAGAAACTGAGGGGCTGACAGGACAGATCAAAGGTCAGTACCAAAACAGCGCGCTCTTTAGTAGCATGGCTGCTTTTGGTCAAGAGCTTTGGATGTACACCAATCCAGACAGCATAGAAGTTGCCAAATATTACAGGGAGAAAAGAAAGAAAAAAATCTCTCCTTTCCAGGCAGAAGTCACAATCAACCTTTGGAACCTCAACAAATTCGTACAGCCTTTTTTTCCAACATTTAATCTGTCCCCTAATGTCAAACTAGAAGGCGAATACAAACAAGACTCTACTACCCAATTAAGCCTATTTAGCACCTTTGATTCATTGGAATTTGAGAATTTGACCCTGACGAAAAACGAGCTTGATTTTAATATCTCCAAAAAAACCATGGACAAAGAAGTCCTGGCCGCCATGTTCGTTTCAAGTCAGAGTCAAAAAATATCTGAAAAATACAGCTCAGAAGCTCTGATTTTCGACGCTATCTGGTATCAAGAAAACATGGAGGTCTACCTCAACCTTGAACAACCAGAATACAACAATCACTTTGAAATCTATACGGATGTCAAATTCTTGCCAGATGAAATACAATTTTCACTTGCCCCTTCAGACATCAAAATTCTGGATCAAAAATGGAGCTGGAGAGAAGAAAATCTAGTAACCATTAGAGATCAAGGGCTTACATTTTCTAATTTGAAGCTTCAAAACGACGAAGAATTTATCAACATTGATGGTTCCTATGATTTCAATCCTCTTACCAAGCTAAAAATCACCGTCAACGAATTTGATTTCAAAAACCTACAATCTCTATTCGAAACAAAAATAGAAGGTATGCTAGATGGAGATATTACCATTCAGCGAAAAGAAATTGACGACCTAATAGAAAGCGATCTGATAGCCAGGTCAGTAGTAGTCGAAGATTTTTTGCTCGGAAATATTTTTGCCATTTCACATTGGGAAAACAGCAAAAACAGATTGGCAGTCAATTTAGATTTGGTACGCAACCAGAATAAGAAAATCGACATCAGTGGCTACATCTACCCCTATTCCTCCAACAATCAGCTTGATTTAGAAGCGCGGTTAGAAGAAGCTGAACTAAAAATTTTAGAGCCTATTTTCAAAAGCAGTATAGACAATCTGGTAGGAACCGCAGATGCTGAACTGGAAATAAAAGGAAAACTATCTCGCCCTGAAATATATGGAAAAGCGATGGTCAAAAACGGGGCAACCACAATCAATTATCTTAAAACCAGATATCAACTGGATGGCGAAATCATCTTTAACGATACGCAAATTATCCCCAACAGAATGGAGCTTAGAGATATTGATGGTGATTTGGCCTATCTCAGTGGATCTATTACTCACGATGGCTTTGATGACCTACAGCTAGATATCCATGCCGACTTCAATAGATTCCAACTACTGAACACGAGTAAAACTGACAATAATGCCTATTACGGAAGTGCATATGGCACGGGAGAAATTCATTTTGGAGGAACCATTGATAATCTCATTATCATAGCCAATGCTCGCACTGAAAAAGGCACTCACTTAGCCATCCCAATTGGCAGTCTGGATCAATATGACGTAGACCAGCAAGAATATATCGAATTCGTCGATATGACGAAAGATGAAGAAACACAAACCCTTCAGGAGACTATCGAAAAAAATGTTAGCAAAATTAAGGGGGTGCAGCTCATGTTCGATATTGAAATGACCACTGACGCATATGTCGAAATGATTTTTGATATCAAAGCTGGAGATATCATTCGTGGGAGGGGCAATGGCAATATTAAACTGCAGATCAACACTGATGGAGACTTCAATATGTTTGGGGATTACCAGATTGATAATGGTGGCTACAACTTTACCCTATACAACATCATCAACAAGGAATTTGACATCCAAAAAGGAAGTTCCATTTCCTGGTATGGCAATCCATATGAAGCTCAATTAAACATTACGGCTAATTACCGTCAAATCACTTCGATGGAGCCCATCATCAAGGACTTTTTTAATGACCCTGAGGTGAGCGACAATGCAGAGGCCAGAAGGAAATATCCCTCTATTGTAAAACTAAGCCTTACCGGAGATTTACTTTCCCCAAAAATAAAGTTTGGAATAGACATTAAAGATTATCCTCAAAATGCGATTATCAATGGAACCAGTTTGGATGCTATCATCAATGCCTTTATGGTAAAGTTGGCAAGTAATGAGCAGGAGATGAATCGTCAGGTATTCAGTTTATTGATCTTAAGAAAATTCTCCCCTGAAAATAGCTTTGAAGTCAATTCACAGAGTATTGGTAGTAGTTTGAGCGAATTTGTTTCCAATCAGTTAAGCTATTGGGCCACTCAGGTAGATGAAAACCTAGAGATCGATGTGGACCTGGCTGGCTTGAGTGATGATGCCTACAACACCTTTCAGTTAAGGCTCTCTTACACCTTTCTGGATGGCAGACTAAGAGTCACTAGAGGGGGTGGTCTACCTAATGAAAATCAGGGCAATGAGATGACCTCAATTATTGGGGACTGGACAGTTGAATACCTATTAACAAAAGATGGCAGACTAAGAGCCAAAATGTATAGTAGGTCTGATCTCAATGATATAGCCTCAGCCTCTGGCCAGAGCGGAATTGAAACGGGTTTTAGTCTTCAATATGTCCGAAGCTTTGATGAGTTCAGTCAGATCCTTTCTGACAGTAGAGACAAAAACAGAAAAAAACGACAAGAGGAACAGGATAAAAAGTCTGAAGCAATCAGAGAGGAGGAAGAGGAAATCCTATAA
- a CDS encoding sigma-54-dependent transcriptional regulator produces MAKRILIIDDEKSIRHTLKEILEYENYDVEEAENGKEALKMLSESEYDAALCDIKMPEMDGIEVLEKAKELEQAPQFIMISAHGTIETAVEATKKGAYDFIQKPPDLNRLLVTIKNALDKSNLIQETKTLRKKVSSSMQMVGESPAMMEIKETIEKVAPTEARVLITGGNGTGKELVANALHKLSGRSKNPLIEVNCAAIPSELIESELFGHEKGSFTSAVKQRIGKFEQADKGTLFLDEIGDMSLSAQAKVLRALQENKITRVGGEKEIQVNVRILAATNKDLKKEIAENRFREDLYHRLSVILIKVPSLKDRTEDIPMLVEKFLSDIAESHGTTPKTIHADAIKLLQKGQWTGNIRELRNVVERLVIMSEQEIKEDHVKKYADI; encoded by the coding sequence ATGGCAAAAAGAATTTTGATTATTGACGATGAAAAAAGCATTCGTCATACACTCAAAGAAATTTTAGAGTACGAAAACTATGATGTAGAGGAAGCCGAAAATGGTAAAGAAGCATTAAAGATGCTTTCTGAATCAGAATATGACGCTGCACTATGTGATATCAAAATGCCAGAAATGGATGGTATAGAGGTACTGGAAAAAGCCAAAGAACTAGAGCAGGCCCCCCAATTCATAATGATATCGGCACATGGCACAATTGAAACTGCCGTGGAAGCTACGAAAAAAGGGGCCTACGATTTTATTCAAAAGCCACCAGATCTAAACCGACTACTCGTCACCATCAAAAATGCACTGGACAAGTCCAATTTGATTCAGGAGACTAAAACCTTGCGAAAAAAGGTTTCCAGTTCCATGCAAATGGTCGGTGAGTCGCCTGCCATGATGGAGATCAAAGAAACCATTGAAAAGGTAGCTCCTACCGAAGCTAGAGTTTTGATCACTGGTGGTAATGGTACAGGCAAAGAGTTAGTGGCCAATGCGCTCCATAAATTAAGCGGTCGAAGTAAAAACCCTTTGATAGAAGTCAACTGTGCCGCCATACCCTCTGAGTTAATAGAAAGTGAGCTATTTGGCCATGAAAAAGGCTCTTTTACCTCTGCGGTAAAACAACGAATTGGAAAATTCGAACAAGCAGATAAAGGCACCTTATTCCTAGACGAAATAGGTGACATGAGTCTATCTGCTCAGGCCAAAGTTCTCAGAGCGCTTCAAGAAAATAAGATCACAAGAGTTGGGGGAGAAAAAGAAATTCAGGTCAACGTAAGAATACTAGCGGCCACCAATAAAGATCTCAAAAAGGAAATCGCTGAAAACAGATTCAGAGAAGATCTCTATCATAGATTAAGTGTCATTCTGATAAAAGTCCCTTCCTTGAAGGATAGAACTGAAGATATTCCGATGCTTGTAGAAAAATTTTTATCGGATATTGCAGAAAGTCATGGAACCACTCCAAAAACCATTCATGCTGATGCTATCAAACTTTTGCAAAAAGGACAGTGGACTGGGAATATTCGCGAACTGAGAAATGTCGTTGAGAGGCTGGTAATTATGAGCGAACAGGAGATTAAAGAAGATCACGTAAAAAAATATGCGGATATTTAA
- a CDS encoding YbjN domain-containing protein has protein sequence MNLSDFLKRYAEKINGSYSEYDSDRSVIVVSLEDERVQAVIGEKDDENGTINLSSKVCLLSDFKDDFKMLLEQNHQTVYGKFAIDNEFIKVESKLKSNEASEETLETIIMEIAQLADSWEFKLTGKDIF, from the coding sequence ATGAACCTCAGCGATTTTTTAAAAAGATATGCCGAAAAAATAAACGGCAGCTATTCCGAATATGACTCGGATCGATCTGTTATAGTTGTATCACTCGAAGACGAAAGAGTACAAGCTGTGATCGGAGAAAAAGATGATGAAAATGGCACCATCAACCTTTCCTCGAAAGTTTGTCTCCTGAGTGATTTTAAGGATGATTTCAAAATGTTACTCGAGCAAAATCACCAAACAGTTTATGGCAAATTTGCCATAGACAATGAATTCATCAAAGTAGAATCCAAACTAAAGTCCAATGAAGCTTCTGAAGAAACTTTAGAAACCATAATCATGGAAATTGCTCAATTGGCCGACTCCTGGGAATTTAAACTGACAGGTAAAGACATTTTCTAA
- a CDS encoding LuxE/PaaK family acyltransferase: MKSLNSFKRRVTNLQEEEFEDLALDIFKYQAQDNLVYSQYLEALNLSTSDITSLDQIPFLPIEFFKDHKVVTGNWHAEKVFKSSGTTGMTRSCHYMDEIAFYQENSRNIFEFFFGDIDEYCFFALLPSYQEQGNSSLIAMVDYFMSCTQNDHGGYFLDDLEGLIDQIKSVLRLGDKKVVLFGVGYALLDLCKLQPGDLDNLLIIETGGMKGRREELTKEEFYEIMRSDLGKVDIFSEYGMTELLSQAYSDGNKFRTPASMRVFIRDINDPFSRLSDGKVGGVNVIDLANIHSCSFIETKDLGRMDAEGRFEILGRIDNSDIRGCNLLVV; encoded by the coding sequence ATGAAGTCGCTAAATAGTTTCAAGCGTAGAGTAACAAACTTACAGGAAGAGGAATTTGAAGATTTAGCATTGGATATTTTTAAGTATCAGGCTCAAGACAATTTGGTTTATTCTCAATACTTGGAGGCACTCAACCTTTCTACTTCAGACATTACTTCACTTGATCAAATTCCATTTCTACCCATCGAGTTTTTTAAAGATCATAAAGTGGTTACAGGTAATTGGCATGCTGAAAAAGTCTTTAAAAGCAGTGGGACTACTGGCATGACTCGAAGTTGTCATTATATGGATGAAATTGCATTTTATCAAGAAAATAGTAGAAATATCTTTGAGTTCTTTTTTGGAGATATAGATGAGTATTGCTTTTTTGCCTTGCTTCCATCTTATCAGGAGCAAGGAAATTCTTCATTAATTGCCATGGTAGATTATTTCATGAGCTGTACCCAAAATGATCATGGTGGCTACTTTTTGGATGATTTAGAGGGATTGATTGACCAAATTAAAAGTGTGTTAAGGCTGGGAGATAAGAAAGTGGTGCTGTTTGGGGTGGGCTATGCTTTGCTTGATCTATGTAAGTTACAACCGGGAGATCTTGATAACTTATTGATTATAGAAACAGGTGGAATGAAAGGCCGAAGGGAAGAATTGACAAAGGAGGAGTTTTATGAAATTATGCGTTCTGACCTGGGTAAGGTAGATATTTTTTCAGAGTATGGGATGACAGAGCTGTTGTCGCAAGCTTACTCTGATGGTAATAAATTCAGGACTCCGGCAAGTATGCGAGTATTTATCAGGGATATTAATGATCCGTTCTCTAGATTATCTGATGGAAAAGTAGGAGGGGTGAATGTGATTGATTTAGCAAATATTCATTCTTGTTCTTTCATTGAAACTAAAGACCTGGGAAGAATGGATGCAGAAGGTAGATTTGAAATTTTAGGAAGAATTGATAATTCTGATATTAGAGGGTGCAATTTGTTGGTAGTATAG